DNA sequence from the Cottoperca gobio chromosome 2, fCotGob3.1, whole genome shotgun sequence genome:
GCATCCACAACCCTGAGGCCACGTGGGTCAGCGGTGAGTACTGCAAAGATAAAAACTCTAAAAGTGCACTCAGCAGAGTGCAGATCTCCGtcaggtgtgtctccctcttgGAGAGAGACGACTGTagcaaagaaagagaaggataGTTCTTCTGGTCAAGAAGAGGTGAGATTCATGTCACCTTTTCTTGTAGCTGCAGTGCATTCTGGGTTATTCTTTATTGTGTCCCTCTCTGAAAAGTGACTTGGTCTTGCTTTAAATTAGGAAACTTCTGAGTGGATTCACTCTTCACTTGTTAATTGATGCTTCAACGacaaaataagttatttaatCCACCAGGGTCTTTTTCTGTTAACGTGCCAGATAAATTCTAATGCTGAGCAGCATGTCTGCAGAGAGGGAGCGACATGGAGGGGATGGAGCTCAGGAGGGGGATCGGGAGGTGAGGACAGTGTGACATTGTGAGCAGAGAGGGATGGTGATGTAACAGGAGAAAACAACTGTCTGAATTTGAGAAGAAAGTAAGGAGGTGACGTTTAGTGAAGGCTGGTGAGACATGGTTTGGTATTTTTATCTTCTATCAAGCTTCTAAACTAATTCCAATAATTCGTTGTTTCAGAGATAGACAGCGCTGACTTGTGAACATATGAGTTTAATAAAAAGCCAAAAATTGTCCAGATTAATTCATCAAACCCCAGGATGGACATGGTCTTCCTACTAGGGGAggaaaaacaagttattttggTTCAGAGCATAGTGGGAAGTGCATCAGCAGAAAATGAGAATCCTTCCACCTGAGGTTTCAttacatgaatatatattaaaaccaTTTATTCACCAAGAACATAGTCTATAAAAAGCAATCGAGATAATCTGATAAGAAAACTGGCTTTGTCCTGTTAAAATAatctaatgaacaatgtcttagaCATTAAATTTAGTGGCCCTATTATGATCCATACCATATATGCATAAACAGGATATTGTCTTGACATGACATTATCTCCATGCTCTAATGAAGTTAAGGGAACCCTTTAATGATCATGAGGAAGTGACcttcacatctgttttagattattttgGTGTCATGACCCAATGTGCTTCAATGTATGCTTGGGAGAcaaggtttgtgtgttcatcaAGAACTCAAATATAAGGGGTAGATTCTCTTTGTGAGTTGGGACACGACACtatgcttggaagcaggtagtgttctcattattattgtttgttgtacaacaaaataataattcatcaactatatctgtgtctgtgcattattgattcctctctgtttcataccacaatgttgtgagcgataaatatccacgacattACTTCCGTCCTACCGACGAGATGCCAATGCTGCGAGTTGCTGTGTTTCTTCTTTGGGAGATCCAACTTTCCTTGGCCAGGCAGCCATAAAGAAGGCTGTGGTGAAATCTCAAGTATTGAGAAACCAGACTTGGACTTCCAGAGAAAAAAGACCAACCAAGAGCCCCAGAGGGAGACTGCAGACCCCACGTAGTCTAGACGAAGTTAAGATCAGGAACTGTTTATCAGCCGGGTACACCATCCCCAGATCTAAGTTTTACCTAACAGGTGTTCAGGATGATGATAATCACAATGCAAAGAAGACCAAAGGCAACATTGAGAAACTTTGGATGGTTCGACTTGCTTGCTGTTCACCAGCAGCGaatagaggaagaggaggaaacagaggaaggaggactttctttaaagacaaacacacctgtCGCAGGTGTAATCAAAAAGGCCATTGGGCTAAAGATTGCACTGCAGTACTATCACAGGAATGGGATAATGATCAAGGAAAGTCATACCCACCATTTGGAGATGTGTCAGTAAATAGACCATTTGCAAATAAGAACCATTTCAAAGATCATGACTTCCCGAACAAGCTAACCCAGATTTTGAGTTCTATCTCCATTCAGGTCAAAGCAGTTTTTCCTACACCTTTGGACGACGGAAAGATAAATCACCCTTTCCATCCAGCTGATTGGATTCTGGTGAAGGACTTGAGGAGACGTCAATGGCATTCTCCGCGCTGGAGAGGACCATTTCAGGTTCTGCTTACCACACCGACTGCAGTAAAGGTGAAAGAGAGAACCACTTGGGTACACGCGTCCCATTGTAAGAAAGCTCCGATACCTTCGGAAGGGGATGGCCAACCATAGGTTTGAGAAGATGACTATGCTAGTATGGATGCTAGCACTTGCCTGGGGTTATGTCGAATTCCAGGGTTGCCCGAGAGCAATTGCCAGCAGACCCTAAGGCAGggtagttcaggggccacatacagcacaatttgatctcaagtgggccggaccagaccagtaaaatcacagcataataacctataaataacgacaactctacatttttcccttcgttttagtgcaaaaaagtacactctgaaaatgttcaaacttaatcttttttacaaaacattatgaataacctgaaatttcttaagaataAAAGGTGctatttcaacaatagtattagtttatcattttagacatgtgtgttacaactgacagatcacagtgtatctacaaaggctcccaaaaaacatttcattaagtACTTTTCCCCAAAATCCATATCGATCAAACACAAAAGGAAGTGCAAACAGAGGAGTTCAGAGACTTAAACAAAGTGCAACAAGAACAAATAGCTTCAGGGCgttaaactattttaaagtgttaataTGCACAGTTTTATGACGCCATGAAAAACAGTCAGACATTTTCCTTTtggtcacatttaaaaaaaatatatatatatatataatatatatatatatatatatatatatatatatatatatatatatatatatatatatatatatatatataatatatagatataatataatatatagatataatataatatataaataaataagagaatCTGTATCTTACTGGAGGACTGCAGTCGATTCAGCCCACTGGACGAATCAAAACTGGCTGTTACGAAGCAAACAAAGGGAAGCACTAGGATGTTTTTATAAGTTACCCTAAAGAGGGTGTCTTTCAAAAAAGGAGTGTAACTTTAAATGTAGCAACGAGCACTCAAATCATTCAGTATGcttacaaattaaattaatttccaCTGCTAGTCATCTGCTTGAAAACACAGCAAACTAATCTTACACAGCAACATGAGGAGTCTGAACACTTCGTGCTGATGATTCTTGAAAAGCAAATCAAACCTACTGCCACTCCAGTCTTAAAGTGATCTTGctgaatgtatttgtattgattttaaTGTGTTCTATAGTGTGCTCCTCTTGTGTCTAGCCATTGAACCTCATGGTCTTTTGTTTCTTCCATAATGGCCACCTCTTGTGTTTCCCTCTGTAATGATGGTAGTGTTATTAGTCTTGCCTTTTTGTGCACTAATTTAATAAACTTACTTGATACCAGTAAgtatatatttgattatatagAAATTAGATTTGAGCAAAATGACGCGATAATATTTCTGATTTACATCTTTTTGAATAAAAGACTTACACATTGCtcctgtgggagctctggaggtgtGGGTGGAGGAAATGAAGACATCCAAAACGTAGTTGTCAAACTTAAATCcggtgtatttatttttcttatacAGGTTAATGTATTTCTCTACAGAACCGTGAAGTGCCCTCTGTGCTGGGAGGATTTCAGCTCTTTCAAGTTCCTCCAGGAGCAGGTGAAAAATGCAGCAAAGCTCATCACTGTTGCTGAGAGACAGAAGCCAGAACGACACCTAGGAGTTTCCTGTCACAGCTGCCGGGTCTGCCCTGTCACCGGCAGATGTTTTAAATGCACGGTCTGCAGTTACTTCTGTGAGAAGTGCTCAAAGAAGGGCTGCCACCCACAGCATCCATTTGCTTCATATACAAACAGGGTGGAGAAGTGGCACCTTGTGGCCGAGGACCTGAGAGATGAAACCAGGGGAGCGTCCTCTCAGCCAGAAAATGACAGCATCATCCCTGAAGCTGCAGACCCTCTGCCAGAAAATGTGTTGCGCTGTCTATCTACAGCCAGGGTGAGAGCTTGGTCCCGGCTCCTGGATGTGGGACATCAGTGTCGGATCTGTCTGCTGGATTTTAGCCTGGGCCAACTTTATTGAACTCTGCCCTGCCAGCACAAGTTCCATGCAGACTGTGTGGATGGGATAAGGAAATCGAACTGCTGCCCCTTGGATGGATATGTCATTTATAACCCCTTGACAAGGAAGAATGAGCGGAGTCTTGATAACACACAGCAACAGAGGCAGACGGAGACTTAAACTTTACCGTTAATGCAGATGACTAATTTCCAGAGTTTTGATTCGTCCAGTGGGCTGGCTCGACTGCAGTCCTCCAGTAAGATACAGATTCTCTTAttgctatttatatatatatatataatattattattattaatattattttttaaaatgtgaccaaAAGGAAAATGTCTGACTGTGTTTACCATGGCGTCACAAAACTGTGCAtattaacactttaaaatagtttaacCTGCTGTGATATGGACTCAGTTTAGTACAGAAGGCTCTCACTCTACCAGGACAGAATGTGTGACTTGCTTAATCACTTCTTCATGACATATGTTTTAaaacctccacctgcacctttTTGTAGCGTCTCACATCAAACCGCTCAGAGATGTGAGACGGCTCAGAAGACCTGAGGTTGTTCTTTTGATCCTGATGAGGTCACTGAATGTTTATGTCCAACACTGAAGGTGAAGGAGTCAAGAACTCTAACATTACACAAAGTCTCACATCAAATAGCTCAGAgtggttaaaaaaacaagagtCCTCTCATCTTTTCTGGACATAACGGGGATTGGGTATCTAGTTTCAGTACTTTTTGGCCACCCACCAAATTGTATCTTTAGTaccaaatataaaactgtaaattAAATGCTTAGTGTTTATCAGTGATCACCTTATTTAAATAGAATGTTATTACTTTTACTATATTTTATGTAGGCAAAATTCTGGCTTGGCAGTTTTGTTAAGACAACTTCTAATTCtaactaattattttagatgtttggcttattttgttaaagtagtttcagtttagttttttgtaaaacagaactaatatatatttaaagaaatctaTTGATATCCAGACCTACTAGTGAGTGAATTTGTGTATTTATCAGAGCACTACTAACTAGAATGAACCTCTAATTTTTATCATTTCAGGGTTTTATTGCGAAAATTCAGACTACCAAGAGAACATGAATGTAAGTTTATTTGAACTGAATTTTCAGTTacattgttaaaatgtttgatttgattagtttgtgattcattgacatttttttaatacatataaGGTCATCAAAACCGTTATTGCACCTAAGATTTAATGGGTTTaggttcgaaccatcggagaacatGGGGCTATAAATGTCTTTTATAACCCCTTGACAAGGAAGAATGACCGGAGTCTtgataacaacagcaacagaggCAGACGGAGACTTAAACTTTACCGTTAATGCAGATGACTAGCAGTGGAAATTATATTCATTTCCAGAGTTTTGATTCGTCCAGTAGGTTGGCTCGACTGCAGTCCTCCAGATCAGATGCAGACGTTTGGCTTTCAATGCATCAATAAAATGTGCTTCCCTTGACAACAGCCACGTTGTGGTGTGTTTTTAcaatactttagttttttcCCTCCAGcttcacaaaagaaaaatcatgactgtaaatgcttttattgtgaccaaACAGAAATACTATAAAGGGAGGAAATATTCTTAACCCTATAGAAATAAACCCTATATTGTAACATAACATTCTTTGAAATTTGAAAAGACCACAAAAATGTCCATGTTTAATAATGAAAACGCAAACATCCATTAACAAAAAAGCCAAAGTCCTGCTATCATAACAAAagtcattttaattcattttgatGAACCAAATTCAGCTTGTCACAGTATATTTCTACTTGAGTGAGTTCATGAACATCTGCTTGAACTTCTCCAAGTCCACCTTCTTCATGATGAAAGCCTTGTGTTCCTTCTTCAGCAGGCCCATGTAGTCCAGCACCATCATGCCTCGGGTGTTAGTCCCCTGCAGCTCCACTGTCACTGCGACCTGGAGGAGGAACACAACACGGGGTTGGGTAAAGATCTAAACTTGTATTTTTAAGACATGAAAGCAGCAGGCGCTCACCTCGTCACTCTCTGTTATGAATGTGTCATCGACGGCGGCGGCCATGGCGTAGGTGTCGCAGGAATTGAACCCTTTTCCTTCCGTGATCTCCTTCTGATAGTCTGCTGACTGAGCTTTCTGCAGATTACATCATGAAGACACATTTCTGTCAGTACATGATGCTACAAGCAACAGTTTTCTGAACCTGCTTGTATCTGCACACTCCTTACTTTCATCGAAAGACACGCAATCTTTGACATAAAGGCAGCCTTCTCTGTCTTTTGGGCCAGCCACTGGTCGCAGAAAGACTGAGGAAGGAAGACAGACAGTGTTCAGCATTATTACATCTCTTTAGTTAGTGGAGGTCAACCTTTAAAAAACCAACATATTTTAATTCAATAgttttattacaaaaacaacCGATATGGAAAGGTTGATTACTATGATCACACAAATCACATGTAGGATAAGCATATATAATCATTATGCTTCTGCTTGTGCCTCTTCAGTCACATCGTATACTGGattgtgtattgtatgttgTGTTCCAGTCTCACCCACTGGCAGGCTGTTCCTGCAGCTGAACTCCCACGGGGCGATGTAGGTGGGGCAGGTGTAGCGGTCCAACACGATGTAGGCAGCCTCGGGGTCAGCCACAAAGTTAAACTCTCCACACACTGTAGTGTTCCCcctggctgcacacacacacacacacacccacacacacacacacacacacacacacacacacacacacacacacacacacacacacacacacacacacagagtcatcAGTAATATATTGTAAGTGCAGAGATGGAATTCAACAGATTGAATATATGTAAAATGAGCAACATACATTCAGTGTTTCCACCCATGATGTAGAGCGCCTTCAGTTTCTTAGGGAAGTTGGGGTTCAGCTCCACTGCGACGGCCAGGTTAGTGAGGGGCGCCGTGGCCACGAGAATCACCTGTAGGCAGCAAAGCAACACACATTTAGTCTTGTATGATCTTTTCATGGTATTTCTTCTAAAATaacttctctgggcgcgcaatgacTCTTGGGATACGTGCGGCCGTGGAAGAtccatcagatgtatcctccaaatctGGGAAAAGAAGGCCGCATTTGTCagctgcatttgaaggagtctcCGAAATGGGACAGCCCTGTCGTGgctgctgtgacgtaatcggtctacaaatgcagcttccgaaggctgcagcccctgaattgagacacatgACGTCAAAGCGGACCAAAGGAGCGGACCAAAGGAGCGGACCAAAGGAGCGCACCAAAGGACCAAAGGACCAAAGGAGCTGACCAAAGGACCAAAGGACCAAAGGAGCGGTCCAAAGGACCAAAAGAGCGGACCAAAGGACCAAAGGAGCTGACCAAAGGACCAAAGGAGCTGACCAAAGGACCAA
Encoded proteins:
- the LOC115017156 gene encoding LOW QUALITY PROTEIN: inosine-uridine preferring nucleoside hydrolase-like (The sequence of the model RefSeq protein was modified relative to this genomic sequence to represent the inferred CDS: deleted 1 base in 1 codon); its protein translation is MKKKLILDVDTGVDDAQAIMVALAAPDVEVLMISCCHGNTPLENVEKNTLRVLKVCKRLDIPVHSGCSLPLLARKQNAGDYHGKDGLGDVPDPDAPGLELLHKRNAVKAMIKIVNENPGEVILVATAPLTNLAVAVELNPNFPKKLKALYIMGGNTESRGNTTVCGEFNFVADPEAAYIVLDRYTCPTYIAPWEFSCRNSLPSFCDQWLAQKTEKAAFMSKIACLSMKKAQSADYQKEITEGKGFNSCDTYAMAAAVDDTFITESDEVAVTVELQGTNTRGMMVLDYMGLLKKEHKAFIMKKVDLEKFKQMFMNSLK